In one Solanum lycopersicum chromosome 11, SLM_r2.1 genomic region, the following are encoded:
- the LOC138339685 gene encoding HMG-Y-related protein A-like, whose translation MDKLREGIVTMSNSEPNVSLLESQNSILRQHLDSLMSGLQTTPNHPPYAWMIETTLQELDEEDEDSISEFIIKNNDSLPRAHKIMLKHHLEKMSERGEIVMIDGGRFLLPGESKHLNSKSKGKSKRRGSSSNTKKKQQQKEKEEDLEKPKKQGRGRLAKNKEDGAKKGDGTTLALETKEPDDQRGSDLKGQEDGVDPDAVLLKDLRMSRSRKTIKD comes from the coding sequence ATGGACAAATTGAGAGAAGGAATTGTTACAATGTCCAATAGTGAACCAAATGTGTCATTATTAGAGTCCCAGAATTCAATCCTTCGGCAACACCTTGATAGTCTTATGTCTGGTCTTCAGACTACCCCCAATCATCCTCCTTACGCTTGGATGATTGAAACAACATTGCAGGAATTGGACGAAGAAGATGAAGACTCAATATCAGagtttatcataaaaaataatgacagtTTGCCAAGGGCTCATAAGATAATGCTGAAACATCATCTGGAGAAGATGTCTGAAAGGGGGGAAATTGTTATGATTGATGGAGGACGGTTTTTGCTTCCTGGTGAAAGCAAACACTTGAATTCAAAGAGTAAAGGAAAGAGCAAGAGAAGGGGGAGTTCgtcaaatacaaaaaagaagcagcaacaaaaggaaaaagaggagGACTTGGAGAAACCAAAAAAACAGGGTCGTGGGAGGCTTGCTAAGAACAAGGAAGACGGGGCCAAAAAAGGTGATGGTACAACTTTAGCATTGGAAACAAAGGAACCAGATGATCAGCGTGGGAGCGATCTCAAGGGCCAGGAAGACGGGGTTGATCCTGATGCTGTGCTTCTGAAGGACTTGAGAATGTCAAGAAGTAGAAAAACAATCAAGGACTAG